The Lachnospiraceae bacterium KM106-2 nucleotide sequence TACCGCTCAAAATCATGCCAAATGAAATTAAGAGATTACTCTTTAATTTCTCCTTCGTAAACCCAAGATTAACAAAACTCTTATCTTTGATCCAAACAATTAAAATAGCCACGATAAATAGGCTCCAGTAAATCCAATAATAAGATTTCACACCGTCTTTTAATAAAATCCCCATCCAAACAAAAGCAATCAGTAAAATAAAATAATAGGTTAGAGCTATGACTGCATAACTTTTCTCCTTTTTTTCATACATTCTCGCTCATCCTTTCGTCCCATGTTTCTCTCTTTCTATGTACCAATTGATTGTCCAATGTAATACCTTTGAACTTTTCAGTAATTTACAAAATCTCCTCTATCGATTTTACCACAGTGAGCCAAGCTTCTGATTGTGGTTCGATCAATACAAAATGGTCGGCCTTTGGTATGATTCTCAAATCGATCTCATCTTCAAATTCAATACCCTTTTGGTAATAATCCAAACTGATTTCAATTGGGACATCCTGGTCTTCTTCTCCATGAATGATGACTTGATGGATATTCAAAGGCAAACGATGAATTGGCGAAGCCATATGATAACGTTCTGGGAACTCTGTTGGAGTGCCACCGATTAAATCAAAGACAGAACTATTTACATGATTACAACAATCCGTTTGCCACATTTTCTCCAAGTTTAGAACTCCGGCTAAACTTATGACACCTTTTAGCGGTATCTGTAAGATATCTTCCGTCTGATCCTGTTTTCCTTTTTTTAATCTGGATGCAAGATAAAAGGCTAAATGTCCACCTGCTGAATGACCGACCGCCACCACACGTTCCAGATCCAATTGATATTTCGTGCCGATCTGAGACAAATAATTTACGGCTGCTACTACATCATGAAAGGTTCCTTTCCAGCCACCTCCCGTTTCACCGATCCGACGGTATTCAATATTCCAAGTTGCATATCCTCTTTTGTTTAAATCCTCGTCTAATGAAGTCAGCTGTTCAAGACCGTATTTATCTTTCCAAAACCCACCATGTAGGGTAACCACGACAGGACATTTCCCTTCTACATCAGGCAAACGTAAGATTCCAAATTGAGAAGGATGATCCCCATAATTATATTTATAAAAAGAATTAGATTCGTACATTTTACTCACTCCTTCATAAATTGCGAAAGACCGATTACTCGTTAATCCGGTTGATAGCGATTCCCATACTTTTCTCTGGCCTTTTTTGTTGTTTTTAAAACAAATGAACTCTTCGCCTCTGTATAAGCATCTCGATCATGCTCGAATCTTTTTTGCAACTCTAATTTAAGTTTTCCATATTCTGCGGCAGTTTCCGGATATTCCTTTAAATAATCTCGAAAATACAACTCATTCCAATCATCAAGATATCTAACATGTAGATGATAGACCTTATCTGCAAATCCTGTCTTTGTATAACCTTTATTATACGTTTGTTTAAATTTAGGATATTCTGTTGAATTCATAAGTAGCCACCCTAGTGAGAGTAACTTCTCTTTTAGCACATCCAGATTACTCTCTTTTGAAATCTCCATGAGAATATCTACGGTCGGCTTTGCAATAAGACCTGGAATAGCGGTACTACCAATATGGTTAATCCTTAGAATATTCTTACCGAATTCTTTTTCTAAGATTGTCTTTTCTATCTCATACCATTGTTTATATTTTGGGTTATAATCTTTTAAAATGATCGGGAATAGCTCCCATAGCTCTTCTAACGTCATTTCCCCTAACTCTTTCATATGAGTTTTCTCCTTTTTACCTCTTGGAGTAAAAAGGGCTGTATCAACGGATAAGTCCAATTGGTCGCTAATTCGTCCGAAAGGATGACTTTCTCTATTTCACTATGCAATTCCGCTGCAAAGGAATCGATCTCTGCTAGATAAAGCATTCCAAAACTTTCATCGTCTAACATCTCATTGAATCTGGTTTTCCCTTTCACCGAATACGCACAGATTGGTGTGACCTGATAATCGATGGCTCCAGTTTCTTCTTCTAATTCTCTTTTTGCTGCCTCTAATATGGTTTCTCCTGGTTCTCTATGTCCTCCTGGAAATTCTAAGGTATCTCGCTTCTTATGCTTACAAAAGACCCATTTCCCCTTTGATCTTGCTATCATGACAGCAAACGCTAACAACTCATCTTCTACTTGCTCATAAAATCTTACTTCCATTTGGTGCCTCTCTTTCTAATTTTTACGGTATTTTTTCTCAATCACTGTTATGTAGATAACCATTGCGCCAATTGCTTCAAACATTGCACCGATAATGGAAATAAACACTACCGGAGAATTTTGACCAGATAACAATGGAATTCCTAGTAACGCAAATAGAATACCAAATAC carries:
- a CDS encoding 8-oxo-dGTPase Bsu YtkD / 8-oxo-GTPase Bsu YtkD, which produces MEVRFYEQVEDELLAFAVMIARSKGKWVFCKHKKRDTLEFPGGHREPGETILEAAKRELEEETGAIDYQVTPICAYSVKGKTRFNEMLDDESFGMLYLAEIDSFAAELHSEIEKVILSDELATNWTYPLIQPFLLQEVKRRKLI
- a CDS encoding putative lipase/esterase → MYESNSFYKYNYGDHPSQFGILRLPDVEGKCPVVVTLHGGFWKDKYGLEQLTSLDEDLNKRGYATWNIEYRRIGETGGGWKGTFHDVVAAVNYLSQIGTKYQLDLERVVAVGHSAGGHLAFYLASRLKKGKQDQTEDILQIPLKGVISLAGVLNLEKMWQTDCCNHVNSSVFDLIGGTPTEFPERYHMASPIHRLPLNIHQVIIHGEEDQDVPIEISLDYYQKGIEFEDEIDLRIIPKADHFVLIEPQSEAWLTVVKSIEEIL